In Nostoc sp. CENA543, a single genomic region encodes these proteins:
- a CDS encoding response regulator, with protein MKAPLPKNEAQRIETLLEYKILDTPAEATFDDLTHLASYICGTPIALISIVDQNRQWFKSRVGLNVRETHRDVAFCAHAILQSETFIVPDAQSDDRFATNPLVTSDPHIRFYAGVPLTNPEGYNLGTLCVIDYVPRNLTPEQMEALQALGRQVIKQMELRRNLADLALITQQRKHNQKVRRQFFKAIAGGFGLASIILALIGIASYQNTLLLINTNNQVKKTQEKINKLEILLSEIKDAEIGQQAYILTGEESHIQPYQLAVANVEREFEELRQLTADEATQQQHLDQLQPLVIAKLSEIKQTIDLRRHQGLSPALQLMQSHQSQNLMNDIRRIIREIESQQQERFQQQSQAATVTANSTVLTLAIAIAVTFVILAVVYYLIYREVTQRQSVESTLNEERNFISAVLNTVSALVIVVDSQGKIVRFNQACEQMTGYSFDEVRGRYFWNLFLVPEEVESVKAVFTKLQSGQTSQDIQDYENSWITKDGSRRLIAWSNTTLKDFQGSVEYIIATGIDITDSKQAQAQLEVARHQAELASQAKSAFLANMSHEIRTPMNAVLGMTGLMLETPLNLEQRDFMETIRISGDALLSLINEILDLSKLEAGEMSLETLQFDLSTCVEEVLDLLAPQAHRQGLEVAALIYSNVPTNLQGDSSRLRQILMNLIGNAIKFTNTGEVVVKVELQSETTNTAILKFSITDTGLGITPENQRQLFTPFSQVDVSTTRKYGGTGLGLAICKQLVTLMGGEIGVESELGQGSNFWFEIPLEKQTLPISTIPHSELLMNRRLLVVDDNDTNRKIIYHQATHWGMQVDQANSAISALMLLETACQQEKPYDVILIDMQMPEIDGMTLGRKIKADSTLAEIPLIILTSTNQRHELQEAFNIGFAAYLLKPIKSSKLLDTIISILSHPSDIIQNKAVNIQNLEVAIYENQYTGFSEKTYQACAFPKLRILIAEDNLINQKLAIKLLQNLGYSADVAANGQEVLQLLKEIPYDLILMDCQMPVLDGLETTREINRWEHNNFANRRPPIIIAMTANAMQEDIQNCLNAGMDDYLSKPVSKEKLAAALEYWREFILLRYEKKATDNCLTIDWERLHTISGNDTEFELILLQEFVEDAHSCLAAMKLAITTNDFKTINNTAHQLKGSSGNIGANLIQSASKQLEQLAAKQDYRGTFELIVQLENHLNSVQTELTQLENLCQA; from the coding sequence ATGAAAGCACCATTACCCAAAAACGAAGCACAAAGAATTGAGACACTTTTAGAATACAAAATCCTGGATACACCAGCTGAAGCTACTTTTGATGACCTCACTCATTTAGCCTCATATATTTGCGGTACTCCCATTGCCTTAATCAGCATAGTTGATCAGAATCGCCAGTGGTTTAAGTCAAGAGTTGGGTTAAATGTACGAGAAACACATCGAGATGTAGCATTTTGCGCTCATGCCATTCTGCAATCGGAGACTTTCATCGTACCTGATGCTCAATCTGACGACAGGTTTGCCACCAATCCCTTAGTTACCTCAGACCCCCATATTCGTTTTTATGCTGGTGTCCCCCTCACTAACCCTGAAGGCTATAATCTGGGAACTCTTTGCGTCATTGACTATGTACCTCGAAATCTGACTCCTGAACAAATGGAGGCATTACAAGCTTTAGGTCGCCAAGTCATCAAGCAAATGGAATTACGGCGAAATTTAGCTGATTTAGCACTTATCACCCAGCAACGCAAACATAACCAGAAGGTACGTAGACAATTCTTCAAGGCGATCGCTGGGGGTTTTGGGTTAGCATCGATTATACTGGCCTTGATTGGGATCGCTTCTTATCAGAACACGCTTTTATTAATCAATACAAATAATCAAGTTAAAAAAACCCAAGAGAAAATTAACAAATTAGAAATACTGCTATCAGAAATTAAAGATGCAGAAATTGGACAACAAGCCTATATCCTCACGGGAGAGGAATCGCATATTCAACCATATCAACTAGCAGTTGCCAATGTAGAGCGTGAATTTGAGGAACTGAGACAATTAACAGCTGATGAAGCCACACAACAACAGCATTTAGATCAGCTCCAACCCTTAGTTATCGCCAAACTGTCTGAAATCAAACAAACTATAGACTTGCGACGACATCAAGGACTAAGTCCGGCATTACAGCTGATGCAATCACATCAGTCACAAAATCTCATGAATGATATTCGCCGCATCATTCGTGAAATTGAGAGCCAGCAACAGGAGCGTTTCCAGCAACAATCACAAGCTGCAACAGTTACTGCTAACAGTACAGTTTTGACTTTAGCGATCGCCATTGCTGTAACTTTTGTGATTCTGGCTGTAGTCTACTATTTAATTTACCGTGAGGTTACACAACGGCAATCGGTAGAATCTACCCTCAATGAAGAGCGTAACTTTATCTCAGCTGTACTAAATACAGTTAGTGCCTTGGTAATAGTTGTTGATTCCCAAGGAAAAATAGTGCGCTTTAATCAAGCTTGTGAACAGATGACAGGTTACTCATTTGATGAAGTCAGAGGTAGATATTTCTGGAATCTATTTTTAGTTCCTGAAGAAGTGGAATCTGTGAAAGCAGTTTTTACAAAGTTGCAGTCCGGTCAAACTAGCCAAGATATTCAGGATTACGAAAATTCCTGGATAACGAAAGATGGTAGCCGACGATTAATTGCCTGGTCAAATACGACTTTGAAAGACTTCCAAGGTTCAGTCGAATACATTATCGCTACAGGTATTGATATCACTGACAGCAAACAAGCACAGGCACAACTTGAAGTTGCTCGTCACCAAGCTGAATTAGCTTCTCAAGCCAAAAGTGCTTTTTTAGCTAATATGAGTCACGAAATCCGTACACCGATGAATGCTGTTTTGGGGATGACTGGCTTAATGTTAGAAACTCCCCTCAACTTAGAGCAGCGCGATTTTATGGAAACTATTCGGATTAGCGGTGATGCGCTTTTATCATTGATTAACGAGATTTTGGATCTTTCCAAACTGGAAGCAGGAGAAATGTCTTTAGAAACTCTCCAGTTTGATTTATCCACTTGTGTGGAAGAAGTTTTGGATTTATTAGCACCCCAAGCACATCGCCAGGGATTAGAAGTTGCTGCCTTAATTTATAGTAACGTTCCTACTAACCTCCAAGGTGATAGTAGTCGCCTGCGACAAATACTCATGAACTTAATTGGTAACGCTATCAAGTTTACTAACACCGGAGAAGTAGTAGTCAAAGTAGAATTACAATCGGAAACTACGAACACAGCTATTCTGAAATTTTCTATTACAGATACTGGTCTTGGGATTACACCAGAAAATCAACGTCAACTGTTTACACCATTTTCCCAAGTTGATGTTTCCACTACCCGCAAATATGGCGGCACTGGTTTAGGATTAGCTATCTGTAAGCAATTAGTCACATTGATGGGAGGAGAAATTGGTGTAGAAAGTGAGTTAGGTCAGGGTTCTAATTTTTGGTTTGAAATTCCTTTAGAAAAACAAACTTTACCGATTTCTACAATACCGCATAGCGAACTATTGATGAATCGCCGACTTTTAGTAGTAGACGATAATGATACTAATCGCAAAATTATTTATCATCAAGCTACTCATTGGGGAATGCAAGTAGATCAAGCCAATAGTGCCATATCTGCTCTGATGCTTCTGGAGACAGCTTGTCAGCAGGAAAAACCTTACGATGTGATTCTAATTGATATGCAGATGCCTGAAATTGATGGCATGACTTTGGGTAGAAAAATCAAAGCTGATTCTACTCTTGCAGAAATCCCTTTAATCATACTGACTTCCACTAATCAACGCCATGAACTCCAAGAAGCCTTTAATATAGGATTTGCAGCTTATTTACTTAAACCTATTAAGTCATCTAAACTTTTAGATACTATCATCAGCATCTTATCTCATCCTTCAGATATTATACAAAATAAAGCTGTAAATATTCAAAATTTAGAAGTTGCTATTTACGAAAATCAATACACTGGCTTTTCTGAGAAAACTTATCAGGCTTGTGCTTTCCCTAAACTCAGGATTTTAATAGCTGAGGATAATTTGATCAACCAAAAATTAGCTATAAAACTGCTGCAAAATTTGGGATATAGTGCTGATGTAGCTGCTAATGGTCAAGAAGTTCTGCAATTATTAAAAGAAATTCCTTACGATTTGATATTAATGGATTGCCAAATGCCTGTTCTGGATGGGTTAGAAACTACTAGAGAAATCAATCGTTGGGAGCATAATAATTTTGCTAATCGTCGCCCACCGATAATTATTGCCATGACTGCTAATGCTATGCAAGAAGATATCCAAAATTGTCTCAATGCTGGCATGGATGACTATCTCAGTAAACCCGTTTCCAAAGAAAAACTAGCAGCAGCTTTAGAGTATTGGAGAGAATTTATTCTCCTTCGATATGAGAAAAAGGCAACGGACAATTGCCTAACCATTGATTGGGAACGTTTACATACAATATCAGGCAATGATACGGAATTTGAATTAATCTTATTACAAGAGTTTGTGGAAGATGCTCATTCCTGTTTAGCCGCGATGAAACTGGCTATCACGACGAATGACTTTAAAACCATCAACAATACTGCTCATCAACTCAAAGGTAGTAGCGGTAATATTGGTGCTAACTTGATACAATCAGCATCCAAGCAGCTAGAACAACTAGCAGCAAAACAAGATTACAGAGGTACTTTTGAGCTAATTGTGCAATTAGAGAATCATCTTAATAGTGTTCAAACCGAACTAACCCAATTAGAAAATCTATGCCAAGCATAG